From the Triticum urartu cultivar G1812 chromosome 4, Tu2.1, whole genome shotgun sequence genome, the window tatgcatttacctacgggattagttttaaacctcaataattgttatttagtgccagctttgagcatgaacattgtatcaggatctcgtttaattcgagatggctactcatttaaatctgagaataatggttgttccatttatatgagtgatatgttttatggtcatgctcctatggtgaatggtttattctttatgaatctcgaacgtaatgctacacatgttcataatgtgagtaccaaaagatgtaaagttgataatgatagtaccacatacttgtggcactgccgccttggtcacataggtgtcaaacgcatgaagaagctccatgcaaatggacttttggagtctcttgattatgaatcatttgacacgtgcgaaccatgcctcatgggtaaaatgaccaagactccgttctcaggaacaatggagcgagcaaccaacttattggaaatcatacatactgatgtgtgcggtccaatgagtgttgaggctcgcggtggctatcgttacgttctcaccctcactgatgacttgagtagatatgggtatgtctacttaatgaaacacaagtctgaaacctttgaaaagttcaaggaatttcagagtgaggttgaaaatcaacgtgacaggaaaatcaagtttctacgatcagatcgtggaggagaatacttgagtcacgagtttggcacacacttaagaaaatgtggaatagtttcacaactcacgccgcctggaacacctcagcgtaacggtgtgtccgaacatcgtaatcgcactctattagatatggtgcgatctatgatgtctcttaccgatttaccgctatctttttgaggctatgctttagagactgccgcattcactttaaatagggctccgtcgaaatccgttgagacgacaccgtatgaattatggtttggaaagaaacctaagctgtcgtttctgaaagtttggggatgcgatgcttatgtcaagaaacttcaacctgagaagctcgaacccaagtcggaaaaatgcgccttcataggataccctaaagaaactattgggtataccttctacctaagatccgaaggcaagatctttgttgccaagaacggactctttctggagaaagagtttctctcgaaagaagtaagtgggaggaaagtagagcttgatgaagtattacctcttgaaccggaaaacggcgcaactcaagaaaatgttcctgaggtgcctgcaccgactagggaggaagttaatgataatgatcaagatacttctaatcaagctcctactgaaattcgaaggtccacaaggacacgttccgcaccagagtggtacggcaaccctgtcttggaaatcatgttgttagacaacggtgaaccttcgaactatgaagaagcgatggcgggcccggattccgacaaatggccggaagccatgaaatccgagataggatccatgtatgaaaacgaagtatggactttgactgacttgcccgttgaacggcgagccatagaaaataaatggatctttaagaagaagacagacgcggatggtaatgtgaccatctataaagctcggcttgtcgctaagggttatcgacaagttcaaggggttgactacgatgagactttctcactggtagcgaagctgaagtccgtccgaatcatgttagcgattgccgcattctatgattatgaaatatggcaaatggacgtcaaaacggcattccttaatggtttccttaaggaagaattgtatatgatgcagccggaaggttttgtcgatcctaagaatgctgacaaggtatgcaagctccaacgctcgatttatgggctggtgcaagcatctcggagttggaacattcgcttttgatgagatgatcaaagcgtttgggtttacacagacttatggagaagcctgcgtttacaagaaagtgagtgggagctctgtagcatttctcatattatatgtagatgacatacttttgatgggaaatgatatagaactcttggacagcatcaaggcctacttgaataaaagtttttcaatgaaggaccttggagaagctgcttatatattaggcatcaaaatctatagagatagatcgagacgcctcataggtctttcacaaagcacataccttgataagatattgaaaaagttcaatatggatcagtctaagatggggttcttgcctgtgttgcaaggtatgaaattgagctcagctcaatgtccgaccacggcagaagaaatagaagagatgagtgtcatcccctatgcctcagccataggttctattatgtatgccatgctgtgtaccagacctgatgtaaaccttgtcgtaagtttggtaggcagataccaaagtaatcccggcaaggaacactggacagcggtcaagaatatcctaaagtacctgaaaaggactaaggaaatgtttctcgtttatggaggtgacgaagagctcgtcgtaaagggttacgtcgacgctagcttcgacacagatctggatgactctaagtcacaaaccgaatacgtgtatatgttgaatggtggagcagtgagctggtgcagctgcaagcagagcgtcgtggcgggatctacatgtgaagcagagtacatggcagcctcggaggcagcacatgaagcaatatgggtgaaggagttcatcaccgacctaggagtcatacccaatgcgtcggggccaatcaaactcttttgtgacaacactggagctattgcacttgccaaggagcccaggtttcacaagaagacaaggcacatcaagcgtcgcttcaactccattcgtgaaaatgttcaaaatggagacatagagatttgtaaagtacatacggacctgaatgtagcagatccgttgactaaacctctccctagggcaaaacatgatcaacaccagaattccatgggtgttcgattcatcacaatgtaactagattattgactctagtgcaagtgggagacttttggaaatatgccctagaggcaataataaaagcattattattatatttccttgttcatgataattgtctttattcatgctataattgtattatctggaaatcgtaatacatgtgtgaataatagacaccaacatgtccctagtaagcctctagttgactagctcgttgatcaacagatagtcatgatttcctgactatggacattagatgtcattgataacgagatcacatcattaggagaatgatgtgatggacaagacccaaacctaaacatagcacaagatcgtatagttcgtttgctagagttttccaatgtcaaagtatcttttccttagaccatgagatcgtgtaactcccggataccgtaggagtgctttgggtataccaaacgtcacaacgtaactgggtgactataaaggtagactacgggtatctctgaaagtgtctgttgggttgacatggatcaagactgggatttgtcactccgtatgacggagaggtatcactgggcccactcggtaatgcatcatcataatgagctcaaagtgaccaagtgtctggtcacgggatcatgcattacggtacgagtaaagtgacttgccggtaacgagattgaacgaggtattgggataccgacgatcgaatctcgggcaagtaacatatcgattgacaaagggaattgcatacggggttgattgaatcctcgacatcgtggttcatccgatgaaatcatcgtggagcatgtgggagccaacatgggtatccagatcccgctgttggttattggccggagagtcgtctcggtcatgtctgcttgtctcccgaacccgtagggtctacacacttaaggttcggtgacgctagggttgtgaaggtAAGTATAttcagtaacccgaatgttgttcggagtcccggatgagatcccggacgtcacgaggagttccggaatggtccggaggtaaagaattatatatagaaagtgctgtttcggccatcgggacaagtttcggggttatcggtattgtaccgggaccaccggaggggtcccgggggcccaccgggtggggccacctgtcccgggaggccacatgggctgtagggggtgcgccttggcctgcatgggccaagggcaccagccccactaggcccatgcgcctagggtttccatgggggaggagtccaagtggtggaaggcacctccaaggtgccttggggggggagggaatcctccccctggccgccgcacctaggagttcagatctcctaggctgcgcaccaccccccttggccctcctatatatagtgggggagaggagggatttcatacaccagcccctggcgcctccctctctccccgttacgtctctctcgcgtagtataggcgaagccctgctactgtgacgccctgcatccaccaccacgccgtcgtgctgctggatcttcatcaacctctccttccccttgctggatcaagaaggaggagacgtctctcgtcccgtacgtgtgttgaacgcggaggtgccgtccgttcggcgcttggtcatcggtgatttggatcacgtcgtgttcgactacatcatcaccgttctttgaacgcttccgtgcgcgatctacaaaggtatgtagatgcatccaatgactcgttgctagatgaactcctagatgatcttggtgaaacgagtaggaaattttttgttttctgcaacgttccccaacactaacTTGTGTCCTGTGTGTGCTACCGAATCGGAGGACACTTTTCATGCTCTCTGCAGATGTCCTCATGCGGTCGCCTTGTGGCAAGCTATGGCGCGGCAATGGAATATTCCGGACATCCGTCGAGTCATGCACACTGGGCCAGAGTGGCTTTTTCATGTGCTCGCAGACTTGTCACTAGAGGAGCGGATGTATACGCTCATGACGATTTGGCGTTGCTGGCATGTGAGGAATGAGATCGTCCACGACAAACGACCACCGCCGGTCGAAGCCTCGACCAGATTCCTAACCAGCTATATCAACTCATTGCTAGCCATCCAGGCGTACCCTCATGGAGATCACATCAAAGGAAAAATGGTAGCTGCGCCTTTGTACAACAGGAAATTGTTATCACATGTTGATCACATGTTGAGCGTGAGAAGCCATCATCACTTGGATGGGAGGCACCGCCGGCCGGCTGGGCTGCGCTCACTCGACGGTCTCAAGGACGAAACTGCAGGAGCTGGCATGGTCCTCGGGATGAACATGGAGATATTATTTTTTTCGTCTTGCGTGAGTTAAGGCAGTGTGCATCACCACTAGAATCTGAACTTGCTGCATGTTCAGAAGGCATCTCCCTGGCTACCCAGTGGTCTGAGCTGCCTTTTGTGATTCAAACGGACTGCGCAGAAGTGGTAAAACTAATTGAAGGAGGTATTGGCGACCGATCGGAGCATATGATGTTGATCCGCGAGATTACTTCGCGTCTTCGGGAACATGGTGAATTCTTAGTTAAGCTTGTGAGGCGTGAACAAACACTGTTTAGTCATTTTTTAGCGAACTTTGGTCGAATAAAGAAGCGCACTGCGGTGTGGCTTCATTCCGGGCCGGACGAGGTTCCGGACCTATGTAATGCAAACATGGCTGCCACTTAATTAATGAATTCCTTttttccccgcaaaaaaaaagcaaaaaaaaattaGCGAGTAAAATGCTCGGCCGCAGTGTTGGTTCATTTGGACTGGATAGCAAATTTTAATAGTTACGAGGCGTCATCTACAAAATTTTCCGCACACGTTCCTATCCACCTGATGCACCGTAGATTCTCCATCGGACGGTTCAAACCACCGTAGTGCACGTGTACACAAGGGCCCGAGTCACACAAGTCATCCCCATCACAATTCGGTAATAAATCACATTCGTCCCGTTCTCTATCTCGGTATCTCCATTCCCGAACAGAAAAAAAAGGAACACACACACAGGCGGACGCGTAGAGCCCAATCCCCGCAGGGCCGAGATCCCCGCCCCACTCCTCCGGACAACAGCCGCCGACTCGCCGGCCCTCGCCGCCTTCCGCGTCGCCGGCACCGCCGCCGTAGTACGGTTCGTCCTCTGTTTCCCCCCTACCCGGTCGTCTCGGCGTCTGTGATGCGTCCCCTCGATTAGGTGCCATCTGTGGATGCGGGGCGGTGGCGATCTACGAGTCGGCACGCGGCGGGGTCATCTGGGGGGCTGTTCGTGTTTAGGTCTGGATTTGCCCGGCGAAATTTTGAGAGTTCGTCGGCTCGATTTGAATTGGGACGGGCGTTTCGCCTGAGACTAGTTCGTCTTAGTTTATTATCACATACTAGTACCTCTTAGAAGTGTTTTCTGGTGACATCCTCAGGCGCAAAATTCCGCGCTCCTCCGTGTATCGAGTTGGGCAATTCATGCTCCTCCTGTTGCTGATCTGCACTGAGCAACCGAGATGCCATGTCGTCTCTAGATTTGAAACTTATGGCGATCGCTGATCCTGTTGACTTAGGGTTCGGTGCTCTTCGGGAGCTCTGTTAAGTCTTATTACTGACGGTCCTGTTTATTTTGCACAAAGTTTTGTCTAATATTTACATGTTTGCAGTTGCAGGGCTTCGTGTGCTGTTCCTCACCAGTGCCATCTAAGATGGTGTCCTTTGAGATGAATGACCTTAAGAGTATGCACCTGGCACAATTCTTGTCAACTTGTCTTGTATGTTTCATTTATCTGGAACAATAATAACTTGCGCTAGGCACTAGAATTTGAACTGGTCTAGGTTTTCTTATCTGTTTTTACTCCATGTGTTACCATATTGCAGTTATGCCACCAAATGATACAAACACTGACAAATTACTTAGTCCCGGGGATTCTATTTCTTCTAAAGGCTAGCTTATTCGTCATGCTTGTGGTAGACAGTTATATTGCTTTTCTGATGATTTAATTTGTTTTATTATCAGACTGGAAGTGTCGAAACGTACCCTGTATGTCATATCTCCCAACAAATATTTATTAGTATCCCAATCGACTATGATACATCAGAGGTTTATTATGTTTGTTTCTACAACTGTGTAGATATGATATTAGATTGTGCATTACCCTGACCCTACGATATTAGATTGTGCATTACCCTGACCCTACCCTGGCAGTTTAGCACCATATAGCTAGTTGCCATTGAGCTGGACCATTATATGAAACTCTAGGACAAAATCATACCAGTTGGGTCTGCCTTGTAGGAAGAGTGAAATTATTAGATGCGGATTAGTGTAAATTTTGCCTTGGGGTATTCGTACTCGGATTATTTAGAAACGTTTTTTTACACCCAGTACTATACATGGTGCCAGCTCCATGGTCTGTTCCAGTCTCCAATTGGCTACTGGCTATGCCATTGTGCTTGTTCAGTACAGGCGAATGATCAGCTGTTAGATTTTTTAGCTGTGGGCAGCAAAACCCTTTAAATTCGGATGTTTCTGGTATTTTAGTCCACCGATGCTTTATGCTTGTTGCTTTAGTGACATTATGCAAGTAATGTTAGGTACAGTGTGGTATGTACTTTGGAGCTTAGACTACAATGTGTTCTTCTCACTCGATGATTAACAAGACATGCATTTTATCTTCATCAGAGATAGGGCTAGGCCTGACAGGCTTTGGAGTATTCTTCTCCTTCCTGGGAATCGTTTTCTTCTTTGACAAGGGGCTTATTGCTATGGGCAATGTAAATTTCCTTCTCTCAATCTTCGCCTCGACCTTTTCAATAGATGAATTGACTAGTATGCATATGGTTAACCTTTTCTCATGTATTCTTTCAGATACTCTTCCTGTCAGGTTTGGGTTTGACAATTGGTCTGAAATCAACTATGCAGTTCTTCACAAAGCCTAAGAATTACAAGGTTCGGCAACCACTAAATTGTTTTGGTTGTTCTCCATCAACATTTACATCATATAATTAACAGATGTAATGAACAGGGTACCATCTCATTTGGCGCAGGCTTTTTCCTGGTTCTCATTGGATGGCCTTTCTTTGGCATGCTCTTAGAGGCATATGGTTTTATCGTGCTCTTCAGGTTTGATTTTTTTCATTGTTTCTCGCTTGATTAAAACCTGCCATTTCATGTTTGGACAAAACCTGAAAAGGTTATACAATGCTATGCTGATAGTTATCTGCAAAACCAATGCGTTCACTAGAAAATCCATTATTCTGATAACAAGTTTTGTTGTATGTTTAATGGACACTGATTTGCATTCCATTGCAGTGGATTCTGGCCAACACTCGCAGTTTTCCTGCAAAGGATTCCCATCCTTGGCTGGATTTTTCAACAACCATTTGTCACTTCGGTATGGATTTCACAGCACAGACATTTCCTTTTTGTTGCTGAGAGTTACGAAGCCTGATTTGTATTCTGACCAGTCTGATTTCCCTTGCTTTGCAGTTCCTTGACCGTTACAGAGGGAAACGAGTGCCGGTGTAGTATCACTTCGCGCTATGTTTCTTATGATGTAGCAGCTGAAGTTTTTTTCCTTCCCTGGGGATAACAGCAAGTAGTTGTGCCATCCTGGCCTTTCCCTTTGCCTGTTTA encodes:
- the LOC125552540 gene encoding vesicle transport protein GOT1-like; amino-acid sequence: MVSFEMNDLKKIGLGLTGFGVFFSFLGIVFFFDKGLIAMGNILFLSGLGLTIGLKSTMQFFTKPKNYKGTISFGAGFFLVLIGWPFFGMLLEAYGFIVLFSGFWPTLAVFLQRIPILGWIFQQPFVTSFLDRYRGKRVPV